From a region of the Hyalangium ruber genome:
- the polA gene encoding DNA polymerase I, with the protein MVPSSSASAPVLTLIDASGFIFRAYHAIPPLSTSKGVPTNAALGFARMVLKTLKDLKPTHIALAFDKDSRAERQKIDPNYKAHREGPPEDLVPQFELIRRVADVLNLPILEMPGWEADDVIGTLATRAKAEGFCVQVVTGDKDFIQIVDQDVRLFDPMKDVHTGPDEVKARLGIEPKQMRDYLALIGDAVDNIPKVPGIGPKTAVELLQQFGDVNGLLARLDEVKKPKIREALSTHREGLLKAWQLVAFKTDLELKVTIPELARRPIDTARAKQLFTELEFYRLVNELPEDTAAPKPVEPAVPMAPAQLVTTEQELQALADAARKDGALFLVPAYEGMPFTAPLVGLGLALADGRTAYVPLRHQVLGSTQVAPARFSAVMGELLADPQVKKGGHDLKALSLVLSNAGMTLKGAHDDVELLSYLLNPSRREHALTDLSRERLNTELAALPAVTEGKKGRALADHNPEEISTAYASRADAARKLAPKLWEDLEGVALAKLARELELPLLPVLAQMERRGVKLDTAVLQTISTKVDAECEGKIQNIHKLAGREFNVGSNPQLTQVLYTDLGLPVLKRGKTGPSTDQEVLEKLAEQHPLPGAILEYRSLSKLKSTYLDTLPTLVARDGRIHTTYHQAATATGRLSSSDPNLQNIPVRTELGREIRRAFVAEPGHQLVSADYSQVELRLLAHIAEDPVLIDAFERDEDIHSRTAAEIFGVTPDKVDRDQRRVAKTVNFGIAYGLSPHGLSTRLSIPVEEARDIIERYFTRYAGIRRYLEETVERARKTGYVETMFGRRRLMADLHAKNRQIAQAAERAAINMPIQGTAADLIKKAMLEVDEALTRQKLRTVMLLQVHDELLFEAPDEEVETVKELARRCMSSVATLKVPLKVDVGAGKTWADAH; encoded by the coding sequence ATGGTCCCGAGCTCCTCGGCTTCCGCGCCGGTCCTGACCCTGATCGACGCCTCCGGCTTCATCTTCCGCGCCTACCACGCGATTCCTCCGCTCTCCACGAGCAAGGGGGTGCCCACCAACGCCGCGCTCGGCTTCGCGCGCATGGTGCTCAAGACGCTCAAGGATCTGAAGCCCACGCACATCGCGCTGGCCTTCGACAAGGACAGCCGCGCCGAGCGGCAGAAGATCGATCCCAACTACAAGGCCCACCGCGAGGGTCCGCCCGAGGACCTCGTGCCCCAGTTCGAGCTCATCCGCCGTGTGGCGGACGTGCTCAACCTGCCCATCCTCGAGATGCCCGGCTGGGAGGCCGATGACGTCATCGGCACGCTGGCCACGCGCGCCAAGGCCGAGGGCTTCTGCGTCCAGGTCGTCACCGGGGACAAGGACTTCATCCAGATCGTCGACCAGGACGTGCGCCTGTTCGATCCGATGAAGGACGTACACACCGGCCCGGACGAGGTGAAGGCGCGGCTGGGCATCGAGCCCAAGCAGATGCGCGACTACCTGGCGCTCATCGGCGACGCGGTGGACAACATCCCCAAGGTGCCCGGCATCGGCCCCAAGACGGCGGTGGAGTTGCTCCAGCAGTTCGGCGACGTGAACGGGCTGCTCGCCCGCCTGGACGAGGTGAAGAAGCCGAAGATCCGCGAGGCCCTGTCCACCCACCGTGAGGGGTTGCTCAAGGCCTGGCAACTCGTCGCCTTCAAGACGGACCTGGAGCTGAAGGTCACCATCCCCGAGCTGGCTCGCCGCCCCATCGACACCGCGCGCGCCAAGCAGCTCTTCACCGAGCTGGAGTTCTACCGGCTGGTGAACGAGCTGCCCGAGGACACCGCCGCTCCCAAGCCCGTGGAGCCCGCGGTGCCCATGGCCCCCGCCCAGCTCGTCACCACCGAGCAGGAGCTCCAGGCGCTGGCGGACGCGGCCCGGAAGGATGGGGCGCTCTTCCTGGTGCCGGCCTACGAGGGCATGCCCTTCACCGCGCCGCTGGTGGGTCTGGGGCTCGCGCTGGCGGATGGCCGTACCGCCTACGTGCCCCTGCGCCACCAGGTGCTCGGCTCGACGCAGGTGGCTCCGGCGCGCTTCTCCGCCGTGATGGGCGAGCTGCTCGCGGACCCCCAGGTGAAGAAGGGCGGGCACGATCTCAAGGCGCTCTCCCTGGTGCTCTCCAACGCGGGGATGACGCTCAAGGGCGCCCATGACGACGTGGAGCTGCTCAGCTACCTGCTCAACCCCTCGCGCCGGGAGCACGCGCTGACCGACCTGTCCCGCGAGCGGCTCAACACCGAGCTGGCCGCGTTGCCCGCCGTCACCGAGGGCAAGAAGGGCAGGGCGCTGGCGGACCACAACCCCGAGGAGATCTCCACGGCGTACGCCTCTCGCGCGGACGCGGCGCGCAAGCTCGCCCCCAAGCTCTGGGAGGACCTGGAGGGCGTGGCGCTGGCGAAGCTGGCCCGCGAGCTGGAGCTGCCCCTGCTGCCAGTGCTGGCGCAGATGGAGCGGCGGGGCGTGAAGCTGGACACCGCCGTGCTCCAGACCATCTCCACCAAGGTGGACGCCGAGTGCGAGGGGAAGATCCAGAACATCCACAAGCTCGCGGGGCGCGAGTTCAACGTGGGCTCCAACCCTCAGCTCACCCAGGTGCTCTACACGGACCTGGGGCTGCCCGTGCTCAAGCGCGGCAAGACGGGGCCCTCCACGGACCAGGAGGTGCTGGAGAAGCTCGCCGAGCAGCACCCGCTGCCGGGCGCCATCCTCGAGTACCGCTCGCTGTCCAAGCTCAAGAGCACCTACCTGGACACCCTGCCCACCCTGGTGGCCCGGGACGGCCGCATCCACACCACCTACCACCAGGCGGCTACCGCCACCGGGCGCCTGTCCTCCTCGGATCCCAACCTGCAGAACATCCCCGTGCGCACTGAGCTGGGCCGGGAGATCCGCCGCGCCTTCGTCGCCGAGCCGGGCCACCAGCTCGTCTCCGCCGACTACAGCCAGGTGGAGCTGCGGCTGCTGGCGCACATCGCCGAGGACCCGGTCCTCATCGACGCCTTCGAGCGGGACGAGGACATCCACAGCCGCACGGCGGCGGAGATCTTCGGCGTAACTCCGGACAAGGTGGACCGGGACCAGCGCCGGGTGGCCAAGACGGTGAACTTCGGTATCGCCTACGGCCTGTCACCGCACGGCCTGTCCACGCGCCTGAGCATCCCCGTGGAGGAGGCGCGCGACATCATCGAGCGCTACTTCACCCGCTACGCCGGCATCCGCCGCTACCTGGAGGAGACCGTCGAGCGCGCCCGGAAGACGGGCTACGTGGAGACGATGTTCGGCCGGCGCCGGCTCATGGCGGACCTGCACGCGAAGAACCGGCAGATTGCCCAGGCCGCCGAGCGCGCCGCCATCAACATGCCCATTCAGGGCACCGCCGCGGACCTCATCAAGAAGGCCATGCTCGAGGTGGACGAGGCGCTCACGCGGCAGAAGCTGCGCACGGTGATGCTGCTGCAGGTCCACGACGAATTGCTCTTCGAGGCTCCGGACGAAGAAGTGGAGACCGTGAAGGAGCTGGCGCGCCGCTGCATGTCCTCGGTGGCCACCCTCAAGGTGCCGCTCAAGGTGGACGTGGGCGCGGGCAAGACGTGGGCGGACGCCCACTGA
- a CDS encoding FHA domain-containing protein — translation MPTLVVRHPDGNESEHDLSGELKIGRQEGNDLVLTAGGVSRKHARFYVEGGKVLVEDLGSANGTYVDGERVTEATVVTPQAQVVLGDYELKLKAGARAASGPRKAATRSVPPSGAPELGSEEGAPRSTKALPTVRPARPPGSALAKKERPAPGGAPAPNLGPVLRGLTGPWANKLYPIRGKLLVGRAPPAAVLLEDDSLSRKHAELERNPRGNIFLRDLGSSNGTLLNGERIGQEPVELAAGDIIQFGMVEVVFESGEEQSEGPKRRGSASTPKRSGAAAASAPAPAGGLLAQRKKLLVGVGGLVGLLLVAGIVKAATGSSGGTPAGGAGGVGSPPPKVDTSEALQELLSECRSFASMEMGNEPNWEKADAACDKALNIDPINVEANSLIKRIKVEKEASTYFFQAEKALARLKEEEALDMLQKIPKESQYFRRAKIKVRDALELVKSKALDDCKRYMRDQQWTAAVPRCDRYMGFWCQTVQREDIEPPIGFTLSLEGRLGRREWRPKDKLFVQFLQARKKLDPTSEAWKCPESEFGPDPTAIPKPEDDVKRIFRERYPNNLVYAAMLDYWGGRGNEALATLQKLRSNYELAQFHGQADDLIKKVGTVDQLFKNGEAALQLEDVERAAEPMAEALEVDKQLMGDLWERTPSFYRRNIQQDIASNAFIRGKHWADREDRRRGCKVWKLGFQFYKGNTDLNRVVGFCSTQGLRALQTAGGCSDLQAAEDFAVPGDGLAEKIVAAKEQMKCK, via the coding sequence ATGCCCACACTGGTCGTCCGTCACCCAGACGGAAATGAGAGCGAGCACGACCTCTCTGGCGAGCTGAAGATCGGCCGCCAGGAGGGCAATGATCTGGTCCTCACCGCGGGAGGGGTGTCGCGCAAGCACGCCCGCTTCTACGTCGAGGGCGGCAAGGTGCTGGTCGAGGATCTCGGCAGCGCCAATGGCACCTATGTAGACGGTGAGCGCGTCACCGAGGCCACGGTGGTGACGCCGCAGGCGCAGGTGGTGCTCGGCGACTACGAGCTGAAGCTCAAGGCCGGGGCCCGCGCCGCCAGCGGCCCGCGCAAGGCCGCCACGCGCTCCGTGCCGCCCTCCGGCGCGCCCGAACTGGGCTCGGAGGAGGGCGCCCCTCGCTCCACCAAGGCCCTGCCCACCGTGCGGCCCGCCCGTCCTCCGGGCTCGGCGCTGGCCAAGAAAGAGCGCCCCGCTCCGGGTGGGGCTCCCGCGCCCAATCTGGGGCCGGTGCTGCGCGGGCTCACGGGCCCGTGGGCCAACAAGCTCTACCCGATCCGGGGCAAGCTGCTGGTGGGGCGTGCGCCGCCCGCCGCGGTGCTCCTCGAGGACGACTCGCTCAGCCGCAAGCACGCGGAGCTGGAGCGCAACCCTCGCGGCAACATCTTCCTGCGCGATCTGGGCAGCTCCAACGGCACGCTCCTCAACGGCGAGCGCATTGGCCAGGAGCCCGTGGAGCTCGCCGCGGGCGACATCATCCAGTTCGGCATGGTGGAGGTGGTGTTCGAGTCGGGCGAAGAGCAGTCCGAGGGCCCCAAGCGTCGCGGCTCGGCCTCGACGCCCAAGCGGAGCGGGGCCGCGGCGGCCTCGGCGCCGGCGCCGGCGGGAGGCTTGCTCGCCCAGCGCAAGAAGCTGCTGGTGGGCGTCGGTGGCCTGGTCGGGCTGCTGCTGGTGGCGGGCATCGTCAAGGCCGCCACCGGCTCGAGTGGAGGCACGCCGGCGGGTGGGGCAGGGGGCGTGGGCTCTCCGCCTCCGAAGGTCGATACCTCCGAGGCGCTCCAGGAGCTGTTGAGCGAGTGCCGCTCGTTCGCCTCGATGGAGATGGGCAACGAGCCCAACTGGGAGAAGGCCGACGCGGCGTGCGACAAGGCGCTCAACATCGACCCCATCAACGTCGAGGCCAACAGCCTCATCAAGCGCATCAAGGTCGAGAAGGAGGCCTCCACCTACTTCTTCCAGGCCGAGAAGGCCCTGGCGCGCCTCAAGGAGGAAGAGGCGCTCGACATGCTTCAGAAGATCCCCAAGGAGAGCCAGTACTTCCGCCGCGCGAAGATCAAGGTGCGCGACGCGCTGGAGCTGGTGAAGAGCAAGGCGCTGGATGACTGCAAGCGCTACATGCGCGACCAGCAGTGGACCGCCGCCGTGCCCCGGTGCGACCGGTACATGGGCTTCTGGTGCCAGACGGTGCAGCGCGAGGACATCGAGCCGCCCATCGGCTTCACCCTCTCGCTGGAGGGCCGCCTCGGCCGCCGCGAGTGGCGCCCGAAGGACAAGCTCTTCGTCCAGTTCCTCCAGGCCCGCAAGAAGCTGGATCCCACCTCCGAGGCCTGGAAGTGCCCGGAGTCGGAGTTCGGTCCGGACCCGACGGCGATTCCCAAGCCCGAGGATGACGTGAAGCGCATCTTCCGCGAGCGCTACCCCAACAACCTCGTGTACGCCGCGATGCTGGACTACTGGGGTGGCCGCGGCAACGAGGCGCTCGCCACGCTCCAGAAGCTGCGCTCCAACTACGAGCTGGCCCAGTTCCACGGCCAGGCCGACGATCTGATCAAGAAGGTCGGTACCGTGGATCAGCTCTTCAAGAACGGTGAGGCCGCCCTCCAGCTCGAGGACGTGGAGCGCGCCGCCGAGCCCATGGCCGAGGCCCTGGAGGTGGACAAGCAGCTCATGGGTGACCTGTGGGAGCGCACGCCGTCCTTCTATCGGCGCAACATCCAGCAGGACATCGCCTCCAACGCCTTCATCCGCGGCAAGCACTGGGCGGATCGCGAGGACCGGCGCCGAGGCTGCAAGGTGTGGAAGCTCGGCTTCCAGTTCTACAAGGGCAACACGGACCTCAACCGCGTGGTGGGCTTCTGCTCCACCCAGGGCCTGCGGGCGCTGCAGACCGCGGGCGGCTGCAGCGATCTCCAGGCGGCCGAGGACTTCGCCGTGCCGGGCGACGGGCTGGCCGAGAAGATCGTCGCCGCCAAGGAGCAGATGAAGTGTAAGTGA
- a CDS encoding ATPase, T2SS/T4P/T4SS family translates to MFLVTLAEKGGGTEQIEFEKNEITIGRLAGNDIVLGKGNVSKYHSRIVSKDGKVIIVDMKSTNGTFVNGKKIAAPQVLKPTDKIYIGDYIINVEPLPEGEARGDEADGEEEAPPEEEQYDEGYDEGGEEGFEDEEPYEDEPAPAPVPARAAPPPAAPEQKKHMPASLAAALQKNKRKVDPRIERYTRLQKEIHDRLIEYLDLRRMDMDRLGDEELWRRTEKAIRDIIDQMDADQELPEDVDREELLTDVINEALGLGPLEAFLASEEISEIMVNHANQIYIEQRGQLTLSEKTFSSNQAVLGVIERIVAPIGRRIDESSPLVDARLKDGSRVNAIIPPLALKGPCITIRKFKKDALKIQDLIKYKTVTAQMAEFLEMCVKARKNIVISGGTGSGKTTTLNIISSFIPEGERIITVEDAAELQLPQEHWVQLESRPPNLEGKGAITIRDLVKNCLRMRPDRIVVGECRSGETLDMLQAMNTGHDGSLTTLHANTPRDAIARLETMVLMSGMELPVKAIREQIASAVHMIVQQTRFADGTRKICFITEVSGMEVDIVTLQDIFYYKQDGFTEDHKVRGRFLASGFVPKFYDDLQRKGIPVNMSIFRED, encoded by the coding sequence ATGTTTCTAGTCACGCTCGCCGAGAAGGGTGGCGGCACGGAGCAGATCGAGTTCGAGAAGAACGAGATCACCATTGGCCGTCTCGCCGGGAACGACATCGTTCTGGGCAAGGGCAATGTCTCCAAGTACCACTCCCGCATCGTCTCCAAGGACGGCAAGGTCATCATCGTGGACATGAAGTCCACGAACGGCACCTTCGTGAACGGCAAGAAGATCGCCGCTCCGCAGGTGCTCAAGCCCACCGATAAGATCTACATCGGTGACTACATCATCAACGTGGAGCCCCTGCCGGAGGGGGAAGCACGCGGGGATGAGGCGGACGGCGAGGAGGAGGCGCCTCCCGAGGAAGAGCAGTACGACGAAGGGTATGACGAGGGTGGCGAGGAGGGCTTCGAGGACGAGGAGCCCTACGAGGATGAGCCCGCGCCTGCTCCCGTGCCCGCGCGCGCCGCGCCGCCTCCGGCCGCGCCCGAGCAGAAGAAGCACATGCCCGCCTCGCTCGCGGCGGCGCTGCAGAAGAACAAGCGCAAGGTGGATCCGCGCATCGAGCGCTACACGCGCTTGCAGAAGGAGATCCACGACCGGCTCATCGAGTACCTCGACCTGCGCCGCATGGACATGGACCGGCTCGGCGACGAGGAGTTGTGGCGCCGCACCGAGAAGGCCATCCGCGACATCATCGACCAGATGGACGCGGACCAGGAGCTCCCGGAGGACGTGGACCGGGAAGAGCTGCTCACCGACGTCATCAACGAGGCGCTGGGCCTGGGGCCCCTCGAGGCGTTCCTCGCGTCGGAAGAGATCAGCGAGATCATGGTGAACCACGCCAACCAGATCTACATCGAGCAGCGTGGCCAGCTGACCCTGTCGGAGAAGACGTTCTCCTCCAACCAGGCGGTGCTGGGCGTCATCGAGCGCATCGTGGCTCCGATTGGCCGCCGCATCGACGAGTCCAGCCCGCTGGTGGACGCGCGCCTCAAGGACGGCAGCCGTGTGAACGCCATCATCCCGCCGCTGGCGCTCAAGGGCCCGTGCATCACCATCCGCAAGTTCAAGAAGGACGCGCTGAAGATCCAGGATCTGATCAAGTACAAGACCGTCACCGCGCAGATGGCCGAGTTCCTGGAGATGTGCGTCAAGGCGCGCAAGAACATCGTCATCTCCGGCGGCACGGGCTCGGGGAAGACGACGACGCTGAACATCATCAGCTCGTTCATCCCCGAGGGTGAGCGCATCATCACCGTGGAGGACGCCGCCGAGCTGCAGCTGCCTCAGGAGCACTGGGTGCAGCTCGAGAGCCGCCCGCCCAACCTCGAAGGCAAGGGCGCCATCACCATCCGCGACCTGGTGAAGAACTGCCTGCGCATGCGGCCCGACCGCATCGTCGTGGGCGAGTGCCGCTCGGGTGAGACGCTGGACATGCTCCAGGCCATGAACACCGGCCACGACGGCTCGCTCACCACGCTGCACGCCAACACGCCGCGTGACGCGATCGCCCGGCTGGAGACGATGGTGCTCATGTCCGGCATGGAGCTGCCGGTGAAGGCCATCCGCGAGCAGATCGCCAGCGCCGTTCACATGATCGTGCAGCAGACGCGCTTCGCGGACGGCACGCGGAAGATCTGCTTCATCACCGAGGTGTCCGGCATGGAGGTCGACATCGTCACCCTCCAGGACATCTTCTATTACAAGCAGGACGGCTTCACGGAGGACCACAAGGTGCGTGGTCGCTTCCTGGCCTCCGGGTTCGTGCCCAAGTTCTATGACGACCTGCAGCGCAAGGGCATCCCGGTGAACATGAGCATCTTCCGCGAGGACTAG
- a CDS encoding type II and III secretion system protein family protein, producing the protein MFTRITHHAVALGFVLALLVGSSAVAQDGSTIALGVGTQKVVTIPGITRIALGDPGIAEVKTIGNNQVLIIGQAEGKTTLLIWKSSGQRVSYLIAVRRQDPNEIIAEIKKLLGEIEGVSVRMVGDRIYLDGQAYTTQDADRIEQVVSLYPNVKSFVKIAPNAKKLVAQNLNAAFQKAGLRNVQANVVGSTIFLEGSVESQQDLQKAELITKAIGEKVENLLVVGIKRMILSEVQFVEIRRNARDRYGIRYPTDITGSVSAIANISQELFPGTFGSGTSGMSINASADTSIGFQINDGYGRLLAQPKLVCASGEKAEFLAGGQVPIPLITNNQFSVEFKPYGVILNLRPTADRNGNIQTEIEAEASEIDTSVAVSFGGSASVPGFRTRKVKTNVTVRHGETIVLSGVFSHDEQKAVSKIPGLGHIPVVGELFKSRAFDSTKRELVIFVTPRIVNPDSDKIRTIIEDVKSRYKQARSEVNFNIFD; encoded by the coding sequence ATGTTCACACGCATCACGCACCACGCCGTAGCGCTGGGCTTTGTCCTGGCCCTACTCGTGGGCAGCTCCGCGGTTGCTCAGGACGGAAGCACCATCGCCCTCGGCGTAGGCACGCAGAAGGTCGTCACCATTCCCGGCATCACCCGCATCGCTCTGGGTGATCCCGGCATCGCCGAGGTGAAGACCATCGGCAACAACCAGGTCCTCATCATCGGCCAGGCCGAGGGTAAGACGACGCTGCTCATCTGGAAGAGTTCGGGCCAGCGCGTCAGCTACCTCATCGCCGTGCGCCGGCAGGACCCCAACGAGATCATCGCCGAGATCAAGAAGCTGCTCGGCGAGATCGAAGGCGTGTCCGTCCGCATGGTGGGTGACCGCATCTACCTGGACGGTCAGGCGTACACCACGCAGGACGCCGACCGGATCGAACAGGTGGTGTCGCTGTACCCCAACGTGAAGAGCTTCGTGAAGATCGCGCCCAACGCCAAGAAGCTGGTGGCGCAGAACCTGAACGCGGCCTTCCAGAAGGCGGGCCTGCGCAACGTGCAGGCCAACGTGGTGGGCTCCACCATCTTCCTGGAGGGCTCGGTGGAGAGCCAGCAGGACCTGCAGAAGGCGGAGCTGATCACCAAGGCCATCGGCGAGAAGGTGGAGAACCTGCTGGTGGTCGGCATCAAGCGGATGATCCTCTCCGAGGTGCAGTTCGTCGAAATCCGCCGCAACGCGCGGGACCGCTACGGCATCCGCTACCCCACGGACATCACCGGCAGCGTGTCGGCCATCGCCAACATCTCCCAGGAGCTGTTCCCGGGCACGTTCGGCTCGGGCACCTCGGGCATGAGCATCAACGCCAGCGCGGACACCTCGATCGGCTTCCAGATCAACGACGGTTACGGCCGACTGCTCGCGCAGCCCAAGCTGGTGTGCGCCAGCGGTGAGAAGGCCGAGTTCCTCGCCGGCGGCCAGGTGCCGATCCCGCTCATCACCAACAACCAGTTCTCGGTGGAGTTCAAGCCCTACGGCGTCATCCTCAACCTGCGCCCCACCGCGGACCGCAACGGCAACATCCAGACGGAGATCGAGGCGGAGGCCTCGGAAATCGACACCTCTGTGGCGGTGTCCTTCGGTGGTTCGGCCTCGGTGCCGGGCTTCCGTACCCGCAAGGTGAAGACGAACGTGACCGTGCGCCACGGCGAGACGATCGTCCTGTCGGGCGTGTTCAGCCACGATGAGCAGAAGGCCGTGTCGAAGATCCCCGGCCTGGGTCACATCCCCGTCGTGGGCGAGCTCTTCAAGAGCCGCGCGTTCGACTCGACCAAGCGCGAGCTGGTCATCTTCGTCACCCCGCGCATCGTCAACCCGGACTCGGACAAGATCCGTACGATCATCGAGGACGTGAAGAGCCGCTACAAGCAGGCCCGCAGCGAGGTCAACTTCAACATCTTCGACTGA
- a CDS encoding A24 family peptidase: MTPVQIALWTVLGVALVISVVTDVLRHRILDVVTYPLMVVGLGTRLAVEGVGGIETGLISGLVSGLGLAALLLPGALRGKMGWGDVKLMGGVGAVLGFPAVMAAGAFISLAGAFQAVVTLIWKGEVWDTLAAAGRRWAIKARLLREDSTPAAQRHIPYGVAIALGTFWAMWWQQTNSG, translated from the coding sequence ATGACGCCTGTTCAGATCGCGCTGTGGACAGTTCTGGGAGTGGCCCTGGTGATCTCGGTGGTGACGGATGTGTTGCGCCACCGGATCCTCGATGTCGTCACCTATCCCCTGATGGTGGTCGGGCTCGGAACGCGCCTGGCGGTGGAGGGCGTGGGTGGCATCGAGACAGGGTTGATCAGCGGGCTGGTGTCGGGGTTGGGGTTGGCGGCGCTGCTGTTGCCCGGAGCGCTGCGCGGGAAGATGGGCTGGGGCGACGTGAAGTTGATGGGCGGGGTGGGGGCGGTGCTTGGCTTTCCAGCGGTGATGGCGGCAGGTGCCTTCATCTCGCTGGCGGGGGCCTTCCAGGCGGTGGTGACGCTGATCTGGAAGGGCGAGGTCTGGGACACGCTTGCCGCCGCGGGACGGCGCTGGGCGATCAAGGCCCGCTTGCTGCGCGAGGACTCAACACCCGCCGCGCAGCGGCACATCCCCTACGGGGTGGCCATCGCCCTGGGAACTTTCTGGGCCATGTGGTGGCAGCAGACAAACTCGGGTTAG
- a CDS encoding FHA domain-containing protein, translating into MIDQNSRPARKVGIADHLWETFEEMAQQMGSDRDALINQALFMFARLNGFLEVGKSARAEASAPLNVVPSNTPPPASSRPSAASPAVGKNGPPVLAAAPAPVKPAPMRDEPPSRQPPRPVDDRPSANALDNDPVRREVAERVLETAAELERLIKGKNEPPQPVDDDAVDEEEAPPEPPEDSGLEDMGDEPQDQDEEPMEDEEPADEEEGAALYLISEAGDQQKIANDRFVIGRGKHCDFVINSGKVSREHAVILREGSDYFIEDLGSSNGTWFNKQRIKRRKVEDGDEYFICSEKIRLAVR; encoded by the coding sequence ATGATTGACCAGAACTCCCGCCCCGCTCGCAAGGTCGGCATTGCCGACCACCTGTGGGAGACGTTCGAAGAGATGGCCCAGCAGATGGGCTCGGACCGTGACGCGCTGATCAACCAGGCGCTGTTCATGTTCGCCCGCCTCAATGGCTTCCTCGAGGTGGGCAAGTCCGCCCGGGCCGAAGCCTCGGCACCGCTCAACGTGGTGCCGTCCAACACGCCGCCGCCGGCCTCGTCGCGCCCCTCGGCCGCCTCGCCCGCGGTGGGCAAGAACGGACCGCCGGTGCTCGCCGCTGCCCCGGCGCCCGTCAAGCCCGCGCCCATGCGCGACGAGCCGCCGTCGCGCCAGCCGCCGCGCCCGGTGGACGATCGCCCCTCGGCCAATGCGCTGGACAATGATCCGGTGCGCCGCGAGGTCGCCGAGCGCGTGCTGGAGACGGCCGCCGAGCTCGAGCGCCTCATCAAGGGCAAGAACGAGCCGCCTCAGCCGGTGGACGACGACGCCGTGGACGAGGAGGAGGCTCCGCCCGAGCCGCCCGAGGACTCCGGCCTGGAGGACATGGGCGACGAGCCGCAGGACCAGGACGAAGAGCCCATGGAGGACGAGGAGCCCGCCGACGAGGAGGAGGGCGCCGCGCTCTACCTCATCAGCGAGGCGGGTGATCAGCAGAAGATCGCCAACGATCGCTTCGTCATCGGCCGCGGCAAGCACTGCGACTTCGTCATCAACTCCGGCAAGGTGTCCCGCGAGCACGCGGTGATCCTCCGCGAGGGCTCCGACTACTTCATCGAGGACCTGGGCTCGTCCAACGGCACCTGGTTCAACAAGCAGCGCATCAAGCGCCGCAAGGTCGAGGACGGGGACGAGTACTTCATCTGCAGCGAGAAGATCCGCCTCGCCGTTCGCTGA